In Janthinobacterium sp. 67, a genomic segment contains:
- the prpR gene encoding propionate catabolism operon regulatory protein PrpR produces the protein MRRPPQPPLDHRDKPVIWTVSVSRLFDLFRDITLEYDDLATIEPINLGFDDAVRHIRERMATERCDAVIAAGSNGAYLKGRLSVPVIIAKASGYDVMQALARARRISPHIGVVTYQDPMPELAEFAATFGFQIAQRTYATEEDARAQINELKAAGVKAVVGAGLVTDLAEEAGLAAVFVYSATAIRRAFDDALELARLTQIESTRGRRAVVADTLRARHGLHDLRGESEAMEALRQSVVLFARSPATVLIQGETGSGKELVAQAIHRESPRSLGANRPFIAINCGAIAESLLESELFGHEDGAFTGARRGGHAGLFEAANHGTLFLDEIGEMPLALQTRLLRVLEEREVVRVGGTRPIAINVRIISATHCDLEQRIREGRFRADLFYRLAVLRLHLPALRERASDIAGLAEWSLKNALAALGARPHPNLHAEVQACAPLLRRYDWPGNVRELRNLAERLALFLAAEPLQALTPAFVLGVAPELANAASAALPPAPAAAAAATTAPRLEDESASAVLARFGGRRDAAAQYLGISRTTLWRRLRTG, from the coding sequence ATGCGCCGCCCTCCCCAACCTCCGCTCGACCACCGCGACAAACCCGTCATCTGGACCGTCTCCGTCTCGCGCCTGTTCGACCTGTTCCGCGACATCACGCTCGAATACGACGACCTGGCGACGATCGAACCGATCAACCTGGGTTTCGACGACGCCGTGCGCCACATCCGCGAACGCATGGCCACCGAGCGCTGCGACGCCGTCATCGCGGCCGGTTCGAACGGCGCCTACCTCAAGGGCCGGCTGTCGGTGCCCGTCATCATCGCCAAGGCCAGCGGCTACGACGTGATGCAGGCGCTGGCGCGCGCGCGGCGCATCTCGCCGCACATCGGCGTCGTCACCTATCAGGACCCGATGCCGGAACTGGCCGAATTCGCCGCCACCTTCGGCTTCCAGATCGCGCAACGCACCTACGCCACCGAGGAAGACGCGCGCGCGCAGATCAATGAACTGAAGGCGGCCGGCGTGAAAGCCGTCGTCGGCGCGGGCCTCGTCACCGACCTGGCCGAAGAGGCGGGACTGGCCGCCGTCTTCGTGTATTCGGCCACGGCCATCCGGCGCGCCTTCGACGACGCGCTGGAACTGGCGCGCCTGACGCAGATCGAATCGACCCGGGGACGCCGCGCGGTGGTCGCCGACACCCTGCGCGCGCGCCACGGCCTGCACGATCTGCGTGGCGAATCGGAAGCGATGGAAGCGCTGCGCCAGTCCGTGGTGCTGTTCGCCCGTTCGCCGGCCACGGTGCTGATCCAGGGCGAGACGGGCAGCGGCAAGGAACTGGTGGCGCAGGCCATCCACCGCGAAAGCCCGCGCAGCCTGGGCGCGAACCGGCCCTTCATCGCCATCAATTGCGGCGCCATCGCCGAATCCCTGCTCGAATCGGAACTGTTCGGCCACGAGGACGGGGCCTTCACGGGCGCGCGCCGGGGCGGCCACGCGGGCCTGTTCGAGGCGGCCAACCACGGCACCCTCTTCCTCGACGAAATCGGCGAAATGCCGCTGGCCCTGCAAACGCGCCTGCTGCGCGTGCTGGAAGAGCGCGAAGTGGTGCGCGTGGGCGGCACGCGGCCCATCGCCATCAATGTGCGCATCATCAGCGCCACGCACTGTGACCTGGAACAGCGCATCCGCGAAGGACGCTTCCGCGCCGACCTGTTCTACCGCCTGGCCGTGCTGCGCCTGCATTTGCCCGCCTTGCGCGAACGCGCCAGCGACATTGCCGGCCTCGCCGAATGGTCGCTGAAAAACGCGCTGGCCGCGCTGGGCGCTCGTCCGCATCCCAATCTGCACGCGGAAGTCCAGGCCTGCGCGCCGCTGCTGCGCCGTTACGACTGGCCCGGGAACGTGCGCGAACTGCGCAACCTGGCCGAGCGCCTGGCCCTGTTCCTGGCCGCCGAACCGCTGCAGGCGCTCACCCCCGCCTTCGTGCTGGGCGTGGCGCCGGAGCTGGCCAACGCTGCAAGCGCGGCGCTGCCGCCGGCACCAGCCGCCGCTGCCGCTGCCACTACCGCGCCGCGCCTGGAAGACGAAAGCGCCAGCGCCGTGCTGGCCCGCTTCGGCGGGCGCCGCGACGCCGCCGCCCAGTATCTCGGCATCAGCCGCACCACGCTGTGGCGCCGCCTGCGCACCGGC